A portion of the Mustela erminea isolate mMusErm1 chromosome 19, mMusErm1.Pri, whole genome shotgun sequence genome contains these proteins:
- the HERPUD1 gene encoding homocysteine-responsive endoplasmic reticulum-resident ubiquitin-like domain member 1 protein isoform X1 — protein sequence MEVDPEPEPEPVTLLVKSPNQRHRDLELSGDRSWSVGRLKAHLSRVYPERPRPEDQRLIYSGKLLLDHQCLKDLLPKQEKRHVLHLVCSVKGPSKMSETSAKVAESTEQPAGLHQGQYPGDSSGDSLRQREVLRNLSPSGWESMSRPEAAQPAFQGLGPGFSGYTTYGWLQLSWFQQIYARQYYMQYLAATAASGAFVPSPSAQEIPVVSAPAPAPIHNQFPAENQPANQNAAPPVVVNPGANQNLRMNAQGGPIVEEDDEINRDWLDWTYSAATFSVFLSILYFYSSLSRFLMVMGATVVMYLHHVGWFPFRQRPVQNFPNDGPHEAVNQDPNNNLQEGSDAEIEDPSRLPPDRDVLDDERTSPSFMSTAWLVFKTFFASLLPEGPPAIAN from the exons ATGGAGGTCGACCCCGAACCCGAGCCTGAGCCCGTCACGCTCCTGGTGAAGAGCCCCAACCAGCGCCACCGCGACTTGGAGCTGAGCGGCGACCGCAGCTGGAGCGTGGGCCGCCTGAAGGCCCACCTGAGCCGCGTCTACCCCGAGCGCCCG CGTCCAGAGGACCAGAGGTTGATTTATTCTGGGAAGCTGTTGTTGGATCACCAGTGTCTCAAGGACTTGCTTCCAAAG CAGGAAAAACGGCATGTTTTGCATTTGGTGTGCAGTGTGAAGGGTCCTTCAAAAATGTCAGAAACCAGCGCAAAG GTCGCTGAATCCACAGAGCAGCCTGCTGGTCTCCATCAGGGACAGTATCCTGGGGATTCCTCAGGTGATAGCTTAAGGCAGAGGGAGGTTCTTCGGAACCTTTCTCCCTCTGGTTGGGAGAGTATGTCAAG aCCTGAAGCTGCCCAGCCAGCATTCCAAGGCCTGGGGCCTGGTTTCTCGGGCTACACAACCTATGGTTGGCTGCAGCTCTCCTGGTTCCAGCAGATCTACGCCCGGCAGTACTACATGCAATA tttagctGCCACTGCTGCATCAGGGGCTTTTGTCCCCTCACCAAGTGCACAAGAGATACCTGTAGTCTCTGCACCTGCTCCAGCCCCTATTCACAACCAGTTTCCAGCAGAGAACCAGCCAGCCAATCAGAACGCTGCTCCTCCAGTGGTGGTTAATCCTGGGGCCAATCAAAATTTGCGGATGAATGCACAAGGTGGCCCTATTGTGGAAGAAGATGATGAAATAAATCGAGATTGGTTGGATTGGACCTATTCAGCAGCCACATTTTCCGTTTTTCTCAGTATCCTCTACTTctactcctccctgagcaggttCCTCATGGTCATGGGGGCCACCGTCGTTATGTACCT GCATCATGTTGGGTGGTTTCCATTTAGACAGAGGCCAGTTCAGAACTTCCCAAACGATGGTCCTCATGAAGCTGTGAATCAGGACCCCAACAACAATTTACAG GAAGGCTCTGATGCTGAAATCGAAGACCCCAGCCGCCTCCCTCCAGACAGAGACGTACTAGACGACGAGCGGACCAGCCCTTCATTTATGAGCACAGCCTGGCTTGTCTTCAAgactttctttgcttctctccttccagaaGGCCCCCCAGCCATAGCAAACTGA
- the HERPUD1 gene encoding homocysteine-responsive endoplasmic reticulum-resident ubiquitin-like domain member 1 protein isoform X2 — MEVDPEPEPEPVTLLVKSPNQRHRDLELSGDRSWSVGRLKAHLSRVYPERPRPEDQRLIYSGKLLLDHQCLKDLLPKEKRHVLHLVCSVKGPSKMSETSAKVAESTEQPAGLHQGQYPGDSSGDSLRQREVLRNLSPSGWESMSRPEAAQPAFQGLGPGFSGYTTYGWLQLSWFQQIYARQYYMQYLAATAASGAFVPSPSAQEIPVVSAPAPAPIHNQFPAENQPANQNAAPPVVVNPGANQNLRMNAQGGPIVEEDDEINRDWLDWTYSAATFSVFLSILYFYSSLSRFLMVMGATVVMYLHHVGWFPFRQRPVQNFPNDGPHEAVNQDPNNNLQEGSDAEIEDPSRLPPDRDVLDDERTSPSFMSTAWLVFKTFFASLLPEGPPAIAN, encoded by the exons ATGGAGGTCGACCCCGAACCCGAGCCTGAGCCCGTCACGCTCCTGGTGAAGAGCCCCAACCAGCGCCACCGCGACTTGGAGCTGAGCGGCGACCGCAGCTGGAGCGTGGGCCGCCTGAAGGCCCACCTGAGCCGCGTCTACCCCGAGCGCCCG CGTCCAGAGGACCAGAGGTTGATTTATTCTGGGAAGCTGTTGTTGGATCACCAGTGTCTCAAGGACTTGCTTCCAAAG GAAAAACGGCATGTTTTGCATTTGGTGTGCAGTGTGAAGGGTCCTTCAAAAATGTCAGAAACCAGCGCAAAG GTCGCTGAATCCACAGAGCAGCCTGCTGGTCTCCATCAGGGACAGTATCCTGGGGATTCCTCAGGTGATAGCTTAAGGCAGAGGGAGGTTCTTCGGAACCTTTCTCCCTCTGGTTGGGAGAGTATGTCAAG aCCTGAAGCTGCCCAGCCAGCATTCCAAGGCCTGGGGCCTGGTTTCTCGGGCTACACAACCTATGGTTGGCTGCAGCTCTCCTGGTTCCAGCAGATCTACGCCCGGCAGTACTACATGCAATA tttagctGCCACTGCTGCATCAGGGGCTTTTGTCCCCTCACCAAGTGCACAAGAGATACCTGTAGTCTCTGCACCTGCTCCAGCCCCTATTCACAACCAGTTTCCAGCAGAGAACCAGCCAGCCAATCAGAACGCTGCTCCTCCAGTGGTGGTTAATCCTGGGGCCAATCAAAATTTGCGGATGAATGCACAAGGTGGCCCTATTGTGGAAGAAGATGATGAAATAAATCGAGATTGGTTGGATTGGACCTATTCAGCAGCCACATTTTCCGTTTTTCTCAGTATCCTCTACTTctactcctccctgagcaggttCCTCATGGTCATGGGGGCCACCGTCGTTATGTACCT GCATCATGTTGGGTGGTTTCCATTTAGACAGAGGCCAGTTCAGAACTTCCCAAACGATGGTCCTCATGAAGCTGTGAATCAGGACCCCAACAACAATTTACAG GAAGGCTCTGATGCTGAAATCGAAGACCCCAGCCGCCTCCCTCCAGACAGAGACGTACTAGACGACGAGCGGACCAGCCCTTCATTTATGAGCACAGCCTGGCTTGTCTTCAAgactttctttgcttctctccttccagaaGGCCCCCCAGCCATAGCAAACTGA